One window from the genome of Haloprofundus halobius encodes:
- a CDS encoding DUF1428 domain-containing protein, giving the protein MERYVDGFVIPIANDKLDAYREMASEAGKLWIEHGALEYFEGVGDDMEPDMDGIPIVTFPQLAETGDDETVVFSFIVFESREHRDEVNAKVMEDPAMDPDSYDSEMPFDPERMAYGGFRSIVNYEG; this is encoded by the coding sequence ATGGAACGGTACGTCGACGGATTCGTCATCCCGATTGCGAACGACAAGCTCGATGCCTACCGCGAGATGGCCAGCGAGGCCGGTAAGCTCTGGATCGAACACGGCGCTCTCGAATATTTCGAGGGAGTCGGAGACGACATGGAGCCCGACATGGACGGCATACCGATAGTGACCTTCCCACAGCTCGCCGAAACCGGGGACGACGAAACGGTCGTGTTCTCGTTTATCGTGTTCGAGTCGCGGGAACACCGCGACGAGGTGAACGCGAAGGTGATGGAAGATCCCGCGATGGACCCGGACAGCTACGATTCGGAGATGCCGTTCGACCCCGAGCGCATGGCCTACGGCGGCTTCCGCTCCATCGTCAACTACGAGGGGTGA
- a CDS encoding TVP38/TMEM64 family protein: protein MQIFSSSDARKRGFLVAVLVSIAFVLLYLLVHRYAPFVFRPDELRAWIDQFGFLAPVVFVLVQVVQVVVAPIPGQAVALVAGYLFGPVAGTVYSITGVLIGSAIAFLLADRYGRTFVEDVLHEDVVARFDEFVERVGFPGLVVFVVIPGLPDDAVCFLAGLTKWRLRTFMVAIAIGRLPAYVLTVYAGGKLASGEFLEGIVIIGSLIVASAIGYYKREAIRDVVGRLWKRTPP, encoded by the coding sequence ATGCAGATATTCTCGTCGTCTGATGCGCGGAAACGTGGGTTCCTCGTCGCCGTTCTCGTCTCGATTGCGTTCGTTCTCCTCTACCTGTTGGTCCACCGATACGCGCCGTTCGTCTTCCGCCCCGACGAACTCCGCGCGTGGATCGATCAGTTCGGCTTTCTCGCCCCGGTCGTGTTCGTCCTCGTCCAGGTCGTTCAGGTAGTCGTCGCGCCGATTCCGGGGCAGGCCGTCGCGCTCGTCGCCGGCTACCTCTTCGGTCCGGTCGCCGGTACGGTGTACAGTATCACGGGCGTTCTCATCGGGAGCGCAATCGCGTTCCTGCTCGCGGACCGATACGGGCGGACGTTCGTCGAAGACGTGCTCCACGAGGACGTCGTCGCTCGCTTCGACGAGTTCGTCGAGCGAGTCGGGTTTCCGGGTCTCGTCGTGTTCGTCGTCATCCCCGGGCTCCCGGACGACGCTGTGTGCTTTCTCGCCGGACTCACCAAATGGCGGCTCCGAACGTTCATGGTCGCTATCGCCATCGGACGCCTCCCGGCGTACGTCCTCACCGTCTACGCCGGCGGCAAACTGGCGAGCGGCGAGTTCCTCGAGGGGATCGTGATCATCGGGAGCCTGATCGTTGCCTCCGCCATCGGCTACTACAAACGTGAGGCGATACGGGACGTGGTAGGCCGCCTGTGGAAGCGCACTCCACCCTGA
- a CDS encoding class I SAM-dependent methyltransferase yields MPDEQHVPPRELTETESAAIDWAGLLANLGKKVLHVGGGPSTEQLLELAHLEPDQHVLDAGCGVGTTAIEIAQRFGCQVTAVDIAPSVIERAATNVRAAGLQDSVTVHQGDILELEFSDDTFDRVIIESVVMFVDRAQAAREVVRVCKPGGLVIDHEAYFTRGAPDEIIQSSQELFPGFGLEEPEGWVGLYRNAGLSDIEYVSGPAEFIGPGYIIRDEGLSGFLTILGRLLTHPTYLRQMAGMLPRVRRVQPYIDYIVLAGRKPA; encoded by the coding sequence ATGCCGGACGAGCAGCATGTCCCCCCTCGGGAACTTACGGAAACTGAATCGGCTGCAATCGATTGGGCGGGACTGTTAGCGAACCTCGGCAAGAAAGTACTCCACGTCGGTGGAGGTCCGTCCACCGAACAACTGCTCGAGTTGGCCCATCTCGAACCGGACCAGCACGTTCTGGACGCTGGCTGTGGCGTCGGAACCACGGCCATCGAGATCGCCCAGCGTTTCGGCTGTCAGGTGACGGCAGTCGACATCGCGCCGTCGGTGATCGAACGCGCGGCAACCAACGTACGCGCCGCTGGACTGCAGGATTCGGTCACGGTTCACCAGGGCGACATCCTTGAACTGGAGTTTTCCGACGATACATTCGATCGGGTCATTATCGAATCGGTCGTCATGTTTGTGGACCGTGCCCAAGCGGCGAGGGAGGTGGTCCGGGTGTGTAAGCCGGGCGGGTTAGTCATCGATCACGAGGCGTATTTCACCCGGGGAGCGCCGGACGAGATCATCCAGAGCAGCCAAGAACTCTTCCCCGGCTTCGGCTTGGAGGAACCCGAAGGGTGGGTAGGGCTGTATCGTAACGCTGGTCTCTCGGACATCGAATACGTGAGTGGTCCTGCAGAGTTCATCGGCCCCGGCTACATAATCCGCGATGAAGGCCTCTCCGGCTTCCTCACTATACTCGGGCGATTGTTGACCCACCCGACGTATCTGAGGCAGATGGCCGGGATGCTCCCCCGAGTGCGGCGGGTGCAGCCCTACATAGACTACATAGTCTTAGCCGGTCGAAAACCGGCGTAA
- a CDS encoding DUF2270 domain-containing protein, producing MVDPPDVSEADGRDAPPSAAGAALHRLHSLSRSKTGVTGLDDLRYPNSAVSTFEALSRRLRRVYGLLFVIAGLTWVVKITILTPQTA from the coding sequence ATTGTTGACCCACCCGACGTATCTGAGGCAGATGGCCGGGATGCTCCCCCGAGTGCGGCGGGTGCAGCCCTACATAGACTACATAGTCTTAGCCGGTCGAAAACCGGCGTAACCGGCCTTGATGACCTTCGATATCCGAATTCCGCAGTATCGACGTTCGAAGCGCTCTCTCGACGCCTGCGTCGAGTATACGGCCTCCTGTTCGTCATCGCCGGTCTCACGTGGGTCGTCAAAATCACCATCTTGACGCCTCAAACTGCGTGA
- a CDS encoding ester cyclase: protein MSAQQDTEAIARRIFEEIWQNENYEVIDELVAEDYVLHDPSMPEETEWPSGREGFRQIVEMGSGVIDGRLEIEQLIPADDHVAIRWKQTGTHVGEMAGIEPTNEEVTITGIEIDRFEDGKLAETWQEVGMLPMLVQIGAVPEDLFSAETPSGEH from the coding sequence ATGAGCGCACAACAAGACACTGAGGCGATCGCCAGACGGATTTTCGAGGAGATATGGCAAAACGAGAACTACGAGGTCATCGATGAACTCGTCGCCGAGGATTACGTCCTCCATGACCCATCGATGCCGGAAGAGACCGAGTGGCCCAGCGGCCGCGAGGGCTTTCGACAGATAGTAGAGATGGGCTCCGGCGTCATCGACGGACGTCTCGAGATCGAACAGCTCATCCCGGCCGACGACCACGTCGCGATTCGCTGGAAGCAGACCGGCACGCACGTCGGGGAGATGGCCGGCATCGAGCCGACGAACGAGGAGGTGACTATCACCGGCATCGAGATTGACCGTTTCGAGGACGGTAAACTCGCCGAGACGTGGCAGGAGGTCGGCATGCTGCCGATGCTCGTGCAGATCGGGGCTGTTCCCGAAGACCTGTTCTCCGCGGAAACGCCCTCGGGGGAGCACTAG
- a CDS encoding DUF1801 domain-containing protein: protein MRVPSPITIQRISELVAANRAIRSPTYHAAHDEGIRFTDPEKGLQWGADIIPALMGFFRLEKDTRDDHPNGWVGFARHWRGETLRLDFDLLSRSDEPDPILVVTAVSGRAGEETISDEDFGEIELSEQVPTRREWEERGKRYQAARRTDDADGAAAVKAYIAALPGWKGEVATRFDEIIEREVPHVRRAVKWHIPFYGVEGQGWFASFSAFSKHVKLSFVCESYLEPKPPGGTGPDRQALDLKKTDALDEDQVASWVRQAADKPGMGW from the coding sequence ATGCGCGTACCCAGTCCGATTACGATTCAGCGAATCTCCGAACTCGTGGCGGCGAACCGAGCAATCAGGTCACCCACCTACCACGCAGCCCACGACGAGGGGATTCGTTTCACGGATCCGGAAAAGGGCCTCCAGTGGGGCGCCGACATCATTCCAGCCTTGATGGGTTTTTTCCGACTTGAGAAAGACACCCGGGACGACCACCCCAACGGCTGGGTGGGCTTCGCTCGCCACTGGCGGGGAGAGACGTTGCGGCTGGACTTCGACCTGCTATCGAGGTCCGACGAGCCAGACCCGATCTTGGTCGTGACCGCAGTATCAGGCAGAGCGGGAGAGGAAACTATCTCCGACGAGGACTTCGGAGAGATCGAGCTGTCGGAGCAGGTTCCGACGCGGCGGGAATGGGAGGAACGAGGGAAACGGTACCAGGCGGCGCGGAGGACAGATGATGCCGATGGAGCGGCAGCGGTGAAGGCGTACATCGCAGCGCTGCCGGGTTGGAAGGGGGAGGTCGCGACACGATTCGACGAGATCATCGAACGCGAAGTGCCCCACGTGCGCCGCGCCGTGAAGTGGCACATACCGTTCTATGGTGTCGAGGGTCAAGGATGGTTCGCGTCGTTCAGCGCGTTCTCGAAACACGTGAAACTGTCGTTCGTGTGCGAATCGTACCTCGAGCCGAAGCCACCCGGTGGAACGGGTCCGGATAGACAAGCCTTGGACCTGAAGAAGACGGACGCGCTGGACGAGGACCAGGTCGCTTCCTGGGTTCGGCAGGCCGCCGACAAGCCGGGGATGGGCTGGTGA
- a CDS encoding TrmB family transcriptional regulator produces the protein MDTDQLRSTLERTGLTQYEAEAYIATVELGSAPATEIADACGVPQARIYDVLRNLESEGYIETYQQGSLHARAHDPSAVVDDLQAYAETVTSAATEIRQRWERPTVENHRVSVLKPLSSIFDRAREAIEGAENELQLAVTPPQYDLFRDALAAAVDRGVVVKLTLTPEQSPDASVDDRVFDFAGVASEVRLRTLPTPFLVLADRTHVCFAPEAPLHPNHEYGVLANDYSLSRIFDAHFQTAFWETWETLYSARDGSLPATYTNIRECIRDIREDVEADREVTLTVSGKSRTGREERELTGWVAEVNYVAGDDDRPLLESFIEAATLELDTGDEVVSVGGWGALVEDIEGQRFVVESVV, from the coding sequence ATGGACACCGACCAACTCCGTTCGACGCTGGAGCGGACCGGACTCACCCAGTACGAGGCCGAGGCCTACATCGCGACGGTCGAACTCGGCAGCGCACCCGCGACCGAGATCGCCGACGCCTGCGGCGTGCCGCAGGCGCGCATCTACGACGTCCTCCGCAACTTGGAGAGCGAAGGCTACATCGAGACGTACCAACAGGGCAGTCTCCACGCCCGCGCGCACGACCCCTCGGCGGTCGTCGACGACCTGCAGGCGTACGCGGAGACGGTGACGAGCGCGGCCACCGAGATTCGCCAGCGGTGGGAGCGCCCGACCGTCGAGAACCACCGCGTGAGCGTGCTCAAACCGCTGTCGTCCATCTTCGACCGCGCGCGCGAAGCCATCGAAGGCGCCGAGAACGAACTCCAGTTGGCGGTGACGCCCCCGCAGTACGACCTGTTCCGCGACGCGCTCGCGGCCGCCGTCGACCGCGGCGTCGTCGTCAAACTCACCCTCACGCCCGAGCAGTCCCCGGACGCGAGCGTCGACGACCGCGTGTTCGACTTCGCGGGCGTGGCGTCGGAGGTCCGCCTCCGCACGCTGCCGACGCCGTTTCTCGTCCTCGCCGACCGCACGCACGTCTGTTTCGCGCCCGAAGCGCCGCTGCACCCGAACCACGAGTACGGCGTGCTCGCCAACGACTACTCGCTGTCGCGTATCTTCGACGCGCACTTCCAGACGGCCTTCTGGGAGACGTGGGAGACGCTGTACTCCGCGCGCGACGGTTCGCTGCCGGCGACGTACACGAACATCCGCGAGTGCATCCGCGACATCCGCGAGGACGTCGAGGCGGACCGCGAAGTGACGCTCACCGTGAGCGGGAAGAGTCGAACCGGTCGCGAGGAGCGCGAACTCACCGGCTGGGTCGCCGAGGTGAACTACGTCGCGGGCGACGACGACCGCCCGCTGTTGGAGAGCTTCATCGAGGCGGCGACGCTCGAACTCGACACCGGCGACGAGGTGGTCAGCGTCGGCGGGTGGGGCGCGCTGGTCGAGGATATCGAGGGGCAACGGTTCGTCGTCGAGAGCGTCGTGTGA